The genomic stretch CAGTCCGTCTCGTAGAGGTCATCACGCAGCGGGTCCCCGGGCGCGAGCTCGAACTCGAAGACGGACACCGGGGCGGAATCATTGCCGCCGTCGATGACCCGCCGCAGGAACCAGTAATAGACGACGTAGAAGAGGTTGAGTTGCTCCAGCGTCAGCGCATCGTAGAAGTCCTCGAAGCGCCGGCCGTTGATGACGGCATTGAAGAAGCGGAGGAAGTCGCCCGGGTCGAACTGCTTCTCCAGTTCATTCCAAACCCGGTCCATCCAGTCGCGCTCGACGCACTCCAGCCGCAGGTAGAGCGGGTCGTCGTCCGCGCCTTCCCGCTCCGTGACGAACGCGTAGTAGCGGCCGGGAAACCGGATGTTGAGGGTGTTGATTTCACCGCCGCGCGCGACGTGGCCCAGGCGGCGGTTCTTGGGCGCTGGAGTGGGGGGCGTGGCCTCAGGCACCGTGTGCCTCCCGCAGCTTGTGCCGGGTCCGCTCATCCACCGTGCCGGAGGGCATCAGCCCGTATTCGGCCTGGAAGCGCGCGACCGCCTCGGAGAGCGCGTCCTCCTCGCTGGCCTCGTCCTCGAGGAAGCCCAGGTTCGCCAGGCGCGCTCGCAGTCCCTCCTCCGTGGACACGGGTTGGAGCGTTCCCAGGGACAGCGTGTACTCCTCGCCGCCGACCTCCAGCGTCGCCTCGCGGGCACCGGGAGGAATCCCGCACTCGATGAGACCCTGCTCGTTCGTTTCTCCTTCGTGGGTGACGTCCCCGATGACGAGCCGGTAGGGCACCTTCGTCCGAGGCGCACCGTCCTCATGCAGTCGCAGGCGGAAGCGTTCCGGGATGCCCTTGAGCCTGAACGTGTGCGTCCTTCCCGTCGCGCAGGGGACCTGCCGGATTTCCTTGTCCGGGAGCGTCACCGTGTCGCCGGGCTTGAGCACATGCGGGCTCGTCCGTTCCCTTCGCAGGGCCTCGTTCTCGGGCGCTTCCCAGACGCGCTGCGGACTCAGGTTGTGTGCGTGGGCAATGCTGGAGACGCAGTCGCCGTCTTGTGCAGTGTACGTTCGAGGCATGGGTCCGGCGGACTGAGTGCAGCCCGTGTGCCGGACGTGGCTGGAGTGGACCCATGCCACGGGTTGCAATCACAGCGGCCGTGCGCGTCATGACGGAACGCAGATGCGTTTCGCGATGACGCGCACGGGAGGCGTGTCGCGCGCTCAGCGGGACTTCGCGGGGATCGGCTGGCTCTTCAAGAAGTCCCTGACGCTCTGCGCGTTCAGCGTGCTGGACGCGGCGCAGAGGCGGATGGACTCCATGGTGCGGGTGAGGGTGAGAGACGCGTTCTCCAGCTTCGCCGCGCGGGGGGTGAGGAAGGCTTCCGCCTCGGCGGCGGTCTTCTCGTCGCACAGCGTGCCCACCAGTCCGATGAGCCCGGCGACTTCGTCCGAGCGCATCCGGCTGGCGAGCGCGTCGAAGTGCTCCTGGTAGAACGTCCAGGCGAGTGCCCGCGTCTGCGGCATCGAGAAGGCTCCCACGAGGATGGGCTGGGTGTCGCGCACGTCGAACTCGCTGCCGGCCACCAGCGCGAGTGCTTCGCGCATGAGCGCCGGGTCCCGGAAGGCGCCCAGGGTGGTGAAGACGCGGCTGCGCTCGGTCCGGTCCTCCGTGGTGCGGGCGCGCGCGACCAGCGTGTCGAAGAAGGCCTTGTCTCCGTTCCGAGCCGCCACCATCAGCGCGAGGGGAACGGCCTCCGGGTGGACGGACTTCCGGTCCGCCAGCCACGCCTTCACCAGCCGGTTCGCGTCCCGGACCAGGGCCGGGTCCTCGCCGCGCAGCGCCGCCAGCCCCAGGAGGTTGGGTCGCAGCGACTTCACCGCGTCGTCGTCACCGGGCTTGGGCTCCCAGCCCAGCGCGCGGGCCCGAGGGCCGTACATCGCGGCCACCCAGTTCCGGTAGCTCGCGCTCTCGTCGTTGGACAGCTGGTCCACGTGCACGAAGGTCAGCAGCCGGGCGCCGCGCTGCATGATGAGGCGGTGGTCCGCCTTGGCCGTGGTGGGCACGTAGCGCAGGACGTCGCCCAGGGGCAGGTCTCCCCGGCGCACCCCGGCCTCCATGTCGGCCAACAGGGCCAGCCGCTCGCGCACCGTCAACGCTTCCGTGGGCGCGGCCAGCACGCGGGTGAGCTGCTCGCGCGTGTAGCCGGAGCGGTAGTAGCCGGTGCCGCCCGCGTTGAGCACGAACCAGGAAGGGCAGCTCTTGCCGGGCAACGCCAACTCACCCGTGGCCCCGGTGAGCAGCGTGCACGTGCGCTCGGACGTCTTGCCGGAACCCGCGCGCACACACACCGGCACGGACCACGTCTGGTCCTTGCTGGCGGTGGAGCCCGCGGGGACGTAGCGCTCCTGCGTGAACTTCAGCTTCGCGGGGGCCCCCGGCTGGCATTGCAGCTCGGCGGCGATGCGCGGCGCGCCGGGCTGGTCGATGAAGCTGCGGAAGGCACGCGCGACGTCCGGCCCCGCGGCGGCCGACAGCGTGGCGGCGAAGTCCTCCGACGTGGCCACGCCCCATTCATGCTTCTTGATGTGGCCGCGCAGCAGGTCGCGCATGCGCTCCTCGCCGAGCCACGCCTCGAACATGTCGATGATGGCCGAGCCCTTGGCGTACGTGGTGCCGTTGTCGAACGAGCCCAGCACCTCGTCATGCGTGGTGGCGGGCTTGCGCACCGGTGGGGTGGCGGCGAGCGCGTCCGTGTCCAACGCGAAGAGCGTGGACTGGGTGCTCTGCTCCAGCCCGAAGCCCCAGCTCGTGTCGAAGGGGTCCACCGTCTTGCGGTCCAGCCACGAGGTGAGCGACTCGTTGAGCCAGATGTCGTCCCACCACTGGCAGGTGACGATGTTGCCGAACCAGTAGTGCCCCAGTTCGTGGTTTGCGATGTTCACGTACCACTTGCGGCGCGCGAGCGTCTCCTCGCCGGGGCGGATGAGCGTCAGCGGCTGCCCGAGCGCGACGAGGCCCGGGTGCTCCATGGTGCCCCAGTAACGCGGCACCACCGCGACATCGAGCTTCTCGTACGGGTACGGCATGTCGAAGTAGTCTTCAATCAGCGTGACGATGCGCGGCGTGACGCTGGCCGCGTAGGCCGTCTCCGCGCCCCGGCCGCGCGGCACGATGAAGCGCAGCGGCGCGGCGTTGCGGCCCGCGGTGCCCGCGTCCACCACGTCGAAGGGGCCCACCACGAACGCGACGAGGTAGCTGGGCATCGGCTTGCTCTCGGCGAACGTGACGCGCGCCAGCCCGTCCGGCAGCGTCTCGCGCGAGACGATGGGGTGGTTGGCGAGCGCGACGTGGTCCTCCTTGGCGGTGATGCGCAGCGTCCAGGGCACCTTGAAGCCCGGCTCGTCGAAGCAGGGGAAGGCGCGGCGCGCGTCGACGGGCTCGAAGAAGGTGTAGAGGTAGGGCTCGCCGCCTTCCTCCACGGCGTAGAGGCCCTGGCTGCGCTCGCGGTCGACCTTGCCGGTGAAGGCGATGTGGATGCGGGCCTTGCCTGGCGCGAGCGTTTCGGGGAGCAGCAGCCCGAGCCGCCCTTCGCTGGCGGTGACGGCGCGGGCCTCCAGCGTGCGTCCTCCCGCTTCGATGCGGGCCTGTGTGATTTCCATGTCCTGGCCGTGCAGCCAGACCTGGCGCACCGGCTCGCTCACGTCCACGTCGATGCTGACGCTGCCGGAGAAGGTGGGCTCAGCGGGCAGCAGCTTCAGGTCGAGCGCGTAACGCGTGGGGCGGACCGAGTCGGGCAGCCGCAGCGCGGTAGGCTGGGGTTCGGGCCACTCAGGTGCGGCGGCCACGGGAGCGGCGGGGGGCGCCTCGGGCGCATGGGCGCAGCGGAGGACGGCGACCGCGAGTGCAAGTGGGAGGAGCGAGCGCATGGGCTGACGCTAACCCCAGTCGGCCCTCGGGCCAGAGTCCTTGAGTGAGGCAATTCGCTGATGAACGCGGCTCTTTCCGGAGAGGCGGAGAGTGGGACCGTGTGCGTTGAGCGTCCGCGTCATGGGATGCCGCGTTCCGGAACGCGAACGCGGCCGTGTGCGGGTTGAAGGCGTTCCTCTCGGAGACGTTCGCCGGTCCGTCACTTGCTGACGCCACGATGTGGGGGCGGATTGACCGCGACGGAGTGCCGCCACACGATGAAGGCATGGGACGGCCTACTGACGAAGGAGGGGCTGCCTTCCCCCGGGCGCCCTCACAGGATGCGTGGGACAGGATGAGTCCGGAGGAGCGGGCGCGGGTGGTGGAGTCCCTGCCGGCGGAAGTGACGTATGCGGAGATGGCGCCGCCCGAAGGGGACCGGCACCAGTGGGCAAAGCTTCGGGCGTTGGATGTGCTTCGGGGGTACTTCGGCCACCAGCGGCGCACGGCGTACGTCGGCTCGGAGCTGCCGGTGTACTACCCGGATGAGCGGCGCTTCGCGCCAGACTTGCTGGTCGTCTTCGACGTGGGCGCCCACCCGCGGGAGAAGTGGCTCGTCAGCCATGAGGGCCGCGGGCTGGACTGGGTGATGGAGGTCCACGTCGGGGGCGACCGGAAGAAGGACGCCGAATTCAACGTGCGGCGCTATGCCCGGCTCGGAATTCCTGAGTACTTCATCTACGACCGGTCCCGGGAGCGGCTGGAGGCCTACACGCTGGAGTCACCCGGCGCAGGCGTCTACGTGCGGATGGAGCCGACGCAGGGACGCTATGTCTCGCGGGTGCTGGGGCTGGAGTTGGAGTTGGTGGGGGACCGGCTCCGGTTCTGGGCTGGAAACGCGCTCTTGATGGAGTCCGACGAACTCATCGTCCGGATGCGGGAGCGCATCACGTGGCTCGAACAGCGCGCGGATGAGGAGGCCCACCTGCGAGAAGATGAAGTCCGGCGCCGAGAAGAAGAGTCCCGGCGCAGAGAAGACGCGGAGCGGCGCGTGGCCGAACTCCAGGCCGAGCTGGAGCGGGTCCGGGCCTCCCAGAAGTAGCCTTCGGGCGTCGTCCACTCACTCCAGGCTGAAGGCCCGCGCCAGCGTCAGCATCTCCACCTGGACGGCGCCCGCTTCGAGCAGGGCCGAGGCCGCCGCCCTGGCGGTGGCTCCGGTGGTGAACACATCGTCCACCAGCAGCACACGCTGCCCCGAGACACGGGAAGACGCGGCGAACGCCCCCGCGACGTTGTTCGCCCGCTCCGCCTCGCTCAGGCCCACCTGCCGCTGTGTCTCACGGTGCCGCGTCAGCAATCCCACGGGCGCCTTGCGCCCCGTGGCCTTCGCCAGCGCGCCCGCCAGCAACTGCGCCTGGTCGTACTTACGCGCGTGATATCGCCGCGTGTGCAGCGGCAACGCGACCACCAGATCGGGTGCACGGCTGAGGAAGCTTCGCGCCTCGCCCGCCAGCAACTCTCCCAGAGGGCCCGCGAGATTGGGGTGGTCCTCGTACTTGAACCGGTGGATGGCGCGCGCCAGGGGCCCCTCGTGCGCGAAGGGCGCCCAGGCGCGAGTGAAGGGCGGCGGGGCGGCACGGCACCGGGGACACGTGTCCCCAGGAAACGTGCCGGGCTCCGCGCAGGTGCGGCAGCACGCGGGAGGAAGCCGCTCCACCGCGGTGTCGCACGTCTCGCAGAAGAAGCCCTCGGGGCCCGGCAGCACCTTCGTGCACGCGAGGCACGAAGGGGGATAGAGCACATCCAGCAGGGCTTTCAGCACAGGCCGTGCCCCGCGCGCATCACGGCAGCAGGCCCTGACGGTTCATCTCCTTGGACTGCGGCAGTCCCATCACCTTGCACAGGGTGGGCGCGATGTCCGCGAGGATGCCCGGGCGCAGCTTCTGCCCTCGGAAGTCCGGGTGGATGAGGTGGAAGGGCACCGGGTTGAGCGTGTGCGCGGTGTGGGGCTCGCCCGTCTCCAGGTCCACCATCTGCTCGCAGTTGCCGTGGTCGGCGGAGATGGCCAGCACCCAGCCGTTGCGCTCGCACGCCTTGCCCAGCGCGCCCAGGCATTCATCCACCGCCTTCACCGCCTTCATCGCCGCGTCCAGCCGGCCGCTGTGGCCCACCATGTCCGGGTTGGCGAAGTTCACCAGCGCGAAGTCGTACTTCCCGGAGTCGAGCCGCTTCACCAGCTCGGCCGTGACTTCGTAGGCGGACATCTCCGGCTTCAAGTCGTACGTCTTCACGTCGCGCGGGCTGGGCACCAGGTGCCGGTCCTCGCCCGCGTAGACGACCTCTCGGCCGCCGTTGAAGAAGAACGTGACGTGCGCGTACTTCTCCGTCTCCGCCGTGCGGAACTGGCGCAGCCCCTGGCGCGACAGCAGTTCCGGGAAGATGTCCTGCGGCTGGTCCGGCTCGAAGAGCGCCGGCAGCTTGAACGTCTCGTCGTACTGGGTCATGCAGACGTAGCGGCCCAGTCGCAGCCCGCCCCGGTCGAACTCCTTGAACTCTGGGAACGCCAGGGCCTGCGTCAGCTCCCGCGCCCGGTCCGCGCGGAAGTTGAAGAAGAGCACCGCGTCGCCGTCCTGGATGCGGCCCACCGGCGTGCCGTCACCGCCGGCCAGCACCGTGGGCTTCACGAACTCGTCGGTGACCTTCTCCGCGTAGGACGCGCGGATGGCGCTCAACGCATCCGGCGCCTTGGGCCCGCGGCCGAACACCAGCGCCTCATAGGCCTGGTGCACCCGGTCCCAGCGCTTGTCGCGGTCCATGGCGTAGAAGCGCCCGGTCACGGTGGCGATGCGGCCGGTGTGCGTCTCGTGGAGGAAGCGCTCCAGCTCCTCCACGTAGCCCAGGGCGCTCTGCGGCGGCGTGTCACGCCCGTCCAGGAAGGCGTGCACGTAGACATGGGCCACGTTGCGTTCCTTCGCGGCCTTGAGCAGCGCGAACAGGTGGTCCATGGACGAATGGACGCCGCCGGGCGACACCAGCCCCAGCAGGTGCAGGGCCTTGCCGTCCGCCTTCACTCCGTCGAGGGCCGCGCGAAGCACGGGGTTCTGCGCCAGCTCTCCGGACTCCGCGGCGCGATTGATGCGCACCAGGTCCTGGTAGACGATTCGCCCGGCGCCGATGTTGGTGTGGCCTACCTCGGAGTTGCCCATCTGCCCCTCGGGCAGGCCCACGGCCAGACCCGCCGTCTGCAGCTCGGTGAAGGGGTAGGGGCTCGCCAGCTTGTCGAGGTGCGGCGTGCCGGCCAGGACGATGGCGTTGTTGTCACGCTCCTGGCGGATACCCCAACCATCCAGGATGCAGAGCAGGACCTTGTGCGCGGGCGTCATGCTCCGAACCCTAACCATGCAGGCGCCAGACGGGAGAGGACAAAAAGCGAGCGCGTCTATTGATACTCGCGGAAGGTCCCCTGAGGTACGAAACCCAGCCGGGAATAGACGCCCTGGCCCTGCGCGGACGCCTGGAGGGTGGCTGTCCGGTAGCCCGCCTCCCGGGCATCCAGCAGGGGTGCCAGCGTGAGCGCCGCGCCAATGCCTCGTCGCCGAGCGTGCCGCACAGTGGCCACCGAGTAGAGGCCCGCGACCCCCCACGCCCGGTGGCACTCACTGGCGGCGACCGCCTCGCCGTCCAGGTAGCCCACGAAGAAGCGGATGGGACTGTCGGGTGCGAGTGCCACGTGCGCCGTCCTCGCGTAGAAGTCCAGCACGTGTGGGTCGGCGGGCTCCCAGTTCGCCGCGACGACGCGGGCGAAGTCCGCCAGGGTGTGTTCGTCCTCGGCGCGGCGGATGCATAGCCCCGAGGGCAGCGTGAGTCCTGGCAGCCGGGAGAGGTCCATGGACATGCCTAGCTCCTGCTCGGCGTTCGCCAGACCGTGCGCCGACAGGCGGGCGTCCAGGTCTTCGGGCGCGGCGTCCGGTCCCACCCACCATGCGAAGGGAAAGGCCTTGTCCCGGAAGTGGGAGACGGCGGCGGCGATGCGCGCGTCCGCTTCGTGGCGCTCAAGCCGGGCCCGGCACACCACGTTGAAGGTGTTGCAGGGCAACCCGGAGTCGACGAGCAGCAGCCCGGGAGTGTCCTTCACGATGGCGCCGGGGAGGCTTCGCGCCAGATAGGTCATGTGCTCCACCTGATTGGCTTCCATGGCGGAGCGCACTCGCGGGGAGTCTGGTTCGAGGAAAGGCTGCATGTGGGGCCCCTACTCCGGCCGGGCGCGCGTCTTGTACGTGAGGACGGGCGCCAGGGTGGCCACCACTCGGACCAGCCCCGCTTCCACCAGGTCCGTCACCACGCGGTCGATGGGCTTGTACGCGGGCGGCGCCTCCTCGAAGAGGAGGTCCTTGTTCTCACACACCACGTGGCTCTTGAAGGCGGTGCGGGTGAGGGACTCCGCGGTGAAGCGCTCGCGCATGCGCTCCCGGGCGGCGGAGCGCGTCCACTTGCGGCCCGCGCCATGCGCCAGGCTGTGCGCGCTGGTGTGGCTCTCTCCGGTGGGAATCACCAGGTAGCTGAGCGCGCCCCGGCTGCCGGGAATCACCACCGGCCCTTCGTCGGACGGCGCCGCGCCCTTGCGGTGCAGCCACTGCGTCCGTCCCGTGTCACGCCGAGGGGTGACACTGTTGTGGCACACGTCGAGGACTCGCTGGCCCATCGCGCCGATGCCGTCCAGCATCCGCCGCGCCACCAGGGCCCGATTGGCCCGGCCCCAGGCCACCGCGTGGTCATGGCGCGTGAGGTAGGTCTGCGCCTCGGGTGAGTCGTCCGCGAGCCCGCCCGCCGCGTGCCGGTCCACGTGGGCCCGGAGAATCGCTTCACCGAGACCGCGTGAACCGGAGTGCACCAGGAGCAGCAAGCGGTCCGCCTCCAGGCCCAGGGCGCTGAAGACCTTCGCGTCATGGACCGCGTCCACCCGCTGCAACTCCGCGAAGTGGTTGCCGCCGCCCACCGTGCCCAGCGCGGCCTCGTAGCCCGAGGACTTCACGCCGTGCTCCTGGAGGAAACCTTCCGTGTCACCCGTCCACGGGCCTTCCAGGTCCAACTTGCCTGCCCAACGCTCGGGCTTGGCTTTACGTGCCAGCAGGTCCACGTTCCACAGGCCCATGCCACAGCCGATGTCACTGCCGACCAGATAGGGATAGAGAAAGCCTTCGGAGGTGAAGGCCGCGCCCACCGGAGCACCCTTGCCGGGATGCAGGTCCGGGAGGCCCACCGCCAGCTTCATGCCTGGCAAGCGGGCCATGGCTTCGAGTTGCCGCACCGCCTCGCCTTCCACCCAGGACTGGGCGGAGGCGATGACACGCACGGGCGCCTGCGGCGCGGAAGTGGGGAGCGTTTCAGTAGAGGCGTCAGTGCGCATGCCCGGGCTGACGGCACCTGTGCGCCGCGCCTGACGGTGGGGCCGGGCCCCGTGCCCGACCGCCTACTTGTGGTACGGCTCGCCCTTGAGGATGGTGAACGCGCGGTAGAGCTGTTCGATGAGCACCACGCGCGCCAGCCGGTGAGGCAGCGTCATCTTCGACAGGGACAGCGTGAGGTTCGCCGCGTCCCGCACGCGTGTGTCGAGCCCCTCATCCCCGCCGATGACGAACAGCAGGTCCTTGGCGCCCGTCTGGGCCTTGCCGACGTAGCGGCTCAACTCGACGGAGTCGAGCAGTGAGCCGCGCTCGTCCAGGGCCACCAGCCAGTCCTGCGGCTTGCGCTTGGAGAGAATCGCCTCGGCCTCGGCGGCCTTCGCGTCGCCGGGCTTGAGCCGCTTGCCGCTGGCCTCCGCCAGTTCCACCAACTCGAAGCGGGTGTAGTGGCCCAGGCGCCGGGCGTACTCCTGGACCGCGGGCTCATACAGGCCCGAGCGGTCCTTGCCGATGGAGAGGAGCCGGACCTTCACTTCAGGCCAGCTTCTCCCGGGACGCGTCGGCCCAGAGGCCTTCCAGGTCGTAGTGCGCGCGCAGGTCCGTGAGGAACAGGTGCGCCACCACCTCGCCGTAGTCGAGCAGCACCCACTGGCCCGTCTCGAAGCCCTCGGTGCCGATGGGACGCAGGTTGCCTTCGCCCGTCTTGAGCTGCACCTGGACGTTCTCCGCCATGGCGCTCACCTGGCGGTCCGTCTCCGCGGAGGCGATGACGAAGTAGTCCGCGTAGGACGTCATCCCGCGCACGTCGAGGATGACGACGTCCTGCGCCTTCTTGTCCACCAGCAGGTTGCCGATGCGGTGCGCCAGCGCCTTGGCGGCCGGGTTCTCCGCGGGACCCACCTTCTGGGTCAGGGCAACTGGGAGCTTCGCTTTCTTCTTCTTCGCGGGCGCCTTGGCGGGGGCCTTCGCCGCCGACTTCTTGGCTGCGGGGGCCTTCTTCTTCGCGGGCGTCTTGCCCGATACCGTCTTCTTCCGGGCCGCCGGGGCCCGGGTGGTGGTCTTTTTCGCGGTCGTCTTCTTCTTCGTGGCCATGTGCGGCGCACCCTACCGCACCCTTGGCAACACGGAAGCGGTCCTCTATCTGCTGGTGTCCATGAGCGACGCCCGGCTGGAACAGTTCAAGAAGATGGTGGCGGATTTCCCGGACTCCCCCATGAGCCATTTCTCCCTCGGGAAGCTGTACCTGGAGCGGCGGCAGTACCCCGAGGCCGCCCAAGCCCTGGAGTCCGCCGTCCGGCTGGACCCCACCTATGCGGCCGCCATGGTGGCCCTGGGGGATGCCTGGGCGGGGGCGGGGGAGTCCGACAAGGCGCGCGAGGTGCTGGGCCGGGCCCGGGAGCACGCCCTGGCCCAGGGGCACCCGGGGCTCGCCGAGGAAATCGACGAGCGCATCGCGGACCTGTCGTAGGCCGCGCCCTCAGTAGCGCCAGGTGAAGCCGGTGCTGAAGACCTGGCGCGTGTAGGTGAGCGAGTTGCGGGGCAGCCGGGTGCTCCAGATGCCCCAGGTCACCTCCAGGTCCAGCGACTCCGTCAGCGGCCGGGCCAGCTTCACCGACAGCGAGTTCTGCCCTTCGTCTTCTTCCACCAGGATGATTTCCGGGGAGAGGTAGATGCCGTCCGGATACTGGGTGATGCCCAGCGAGCCCTGCGCCAGCAGGGTCACCCGCCAGGGCAGCCGGACGCCGGCGTTGGCAGACACCCGGTGCCGGCGAATCGTCTCGCCGTAACTGTTGGAGGAGTTCTCCTGGAAGGCGTACGTCAGCCCCAGGGCCAGCGGGCCCCGGTAGGTGTACGACGCTCCCGCCGTCAGGGCTGCATCCTGACGCCGGCCGGCGAGGAGTCCCGAGCCGCCCCCTGTCCCCGGCGGGCGTGCCCGGGGTGGGGTGCCGAAGCGCCGGGAGTTCCAGTCGCCGAAGACGGACAGGCTGTGCCGGCGGTCGAAGCGATAGCGGCCCAGTACACCCACCTCGGGGCCGCCGAAGTTGGCGGTGGAGTCTGGCCGGTACACGAATCGCCGGGCGCCTGCCCGCACTCGCAGCGCCAGTCGCACGTCCGGGGCGTATTCCAGGAACGCGGTGGTCCCCAGGTCCGAGTACGAGCGCGAGCCACCCCGCCGGTCCTTCGCATGGCCCTCCAGGCCGATTCCCAGCGCCGTGCCCAGCGCGTGTGACGCCTCCACCGCGCCTGACTGCACCAGCGTGTTCTCGTCCTGGTACAGGAGGTACATGCGCGTGCCCAGCTCGTAGCGGCCCACCAGTTGGGCGCGTTCGAAGGAGCCGCGCCCCTCGGCGGAGCCCAGCAGGCTGAGGGCGAAGTCCCGTTCCGGGCTGGGGGTGAGCGGGTCGGAGAAGTCCCGGGGCGCGTTGGTGTCCAGCATCAGGCGGCCGGTGCCCCTCAGTGCCCCTTCCCACTCGGCCGCGGGCGTACGGCCGGCGGCGAGCATGGCGAGGACGAGCAGGAGCGGCGCGAAGGAGCGGACCACGGCGCGCGACCATACCCCGTCGCAGGAGGGCAGGGGCGGCCGTCCAGCCGCTCCCACCAGTGACGACGCCCCCGGCGGCCCATTACATTGGGCCCATGCGCCTTGTGTCCTTTCTCGCGGTGGCCTGCCTGGGCCTGTCCGCCTGCGCCTCCTCCTCCTTCACCACCGAGGTGAAAGGGGAGTCGACCGTGCCCGCGGGCCCGCCTGGCGTCGACACGCCCCTCAATGGCCTTCCCGCCATCAGCAGCTTCGCGGGGATGGACTTCGACAAGAACCAGGACTTCAAGAACCAGGGGATTGGCAAGAACGAGGTGACGTCCGTCAAGGTGGAGTCCCTCACGCTCAAGGTCCTCAGCCCCAATGACCAGGACCTCCGTTTCCTGGACTCAGTGGAGTTCTATGCCCGCGCGGGAGACCGGGAGGCGCGCATCGCGGCGCGCCAGGACGTGTCCGCGCTGGACCTGAGGCCGCCCAACCCCGTGCTGTCGCTGCGCGTGGACAACGTGGAGTTGCAGCCCTTCGTCTCCGCGCCGTCCATGAGCATCATCATCCGCGGCCGCGGCATCATGCCGGCGCGCGAGGTGCGGCTGCAGGCGGTGGTGAAGCTCCAGGTGGAGACCGGGCTCTTGTAGTCCGGTGCCGGGAGGCGCGTCCCTCAGGGGACGCCCATCTCCTGCGCGCGCCGTTCCAGCTTCGTGGCGCGGCCTTCCAGTTCCCCGGCCAGCGTCTCCAGCCGCGCGGCCTCGGCCTCCATCGCCGCCAGGTCCACGGGGCCGCCCGACGCCAGGTCCTGGGCGCGCTGCGTTTCGACCTGGGGCCGCCGGTCCGTGGCCCGGGCCGACAACTGCGTCGGATAGGGGGGGCGGCCCGGGTCGACACCTTCATCGGGGCGTCCGCCCACGTTGGGGGGCGAATCGTCGGGGCTGTCACCCTGGAAGGTAGGCGCACTGGGGCCTGGCACGGAGCGCTCCACCTGCAGCGTCCGGTCGCTCCCCATGCGCAGGCGCAGCCGCCGGTCCTGGTCGTCGAACATCGACTCCTCGCCGAGGAAGTCGTTCATGCGCCGGTCCAGGTCGCGCTCCTCGCGCACCTCGGTGATGCGGCCGCGCAGCGCCTTCAGCCGCTCGCGCACCTTGTCCCGGGTATCGCGGAGCGTGTCCGCCTGGGCCAGCAAATCCTCGGGGTCATCACCGCCCGCGGTGGCTTTGTTCAGCGAGGGCACCTGGGACGCGGGCAGGGCGGCGCGGATGGCTTCCCGCTCGGCGCGAACCGAGCGCACCGCCTCCAACAGCTTCTCCCGCTGGCCCCGGTCCGCCGTGCCTTCCCACGCCGCGAGCAGCCGCGTCAGCTCGTCCGACAGCGCCGTGTGCAGGGCCAGGTGGGCGCGCTCCGCTTCGCCCTCCGCCGCGACGACGGCCTGCGCCAGCCCGGTGAGCTGACCGCTCAGCTCCTGCGAACGCCGCAGCGCGTCCTCCAGCTCCGTCCCCGCCATCAGCCGGCCCTGGCGCTGCGCCTTCAGCGTTTCGATGCGTGCCGCAAGCCCGTTGAGCTCGTCGCGCAGGGCCTGCTGCTGACCCCGCAGCGAGCGCGTCTCCGCGCGAGCCGACTGGGCCCGTCCCCGCACCGCCTCCAGCCCAGACGCGGCCTGACCGGGCATGGCCAGCAGCAGGCTCAGCAGGAGCGCGAGGGGGCGGAGATTCATCAGCGACAGCCCCAGAGCAAGGTGAGTGCCAGCCTGCCAGCCCATCCCCGGAGGTCGAGGCCCCTCGGCGCCC from Myxococcus xanthus encodes the following:
- a CDS encoding GNAT family N-acetyltransferase, with protein sequence MEANQVEHMTYLARSLPGAIVKDTPGLLLVDSGLPCNTFNVVCRARLERHEADARIAAAVSHFRDKAFPFAWWVGPDAAPEDLDARLSAHGLANAEQELGMSMDLSRLPGLTLPSGLCIRRAEDEHTLADFARVVAANWEPADPHVLDFYARTAHVALAPDSPIRFFVGYLDGEAVAASECHRAWGVAGLYSVATVRHARRRGIGAALTLAPLLDAREAGYRTATLQASAQGQGVYSRLGFVPQGTFREYQ
- a CDS encoding RNA ligase RtcB family protein, which codes for MRTDASTETLPTSAPQAPVRVIASAQSWVEGEAVRQLEAMARLPGMKLAVGLPDLHPGKGAPVGAAFTSEGFLYPYLVGSDIGCGMGLWNVDLLARKAKPERWAGKLDLEGPWTGDTEGFLQEHGVKSSGYEAALGTVGGGNHFAELQRVDAVHDAKVFSALGLEADRLLLLVHSGSRGLGEAILRAHVDRHAAGGLADDSPEAQTYLTRHDHAVAWGRANRALVARRMLDGIGAMGQRVLDVCHNSVTPRRDTGRTQWLHRKGAAPSDEGPVVIPGSRGALSYLVIPTGESHTSAHSLAHGAGRKWTRSAARERMRERFTAESLTRTAFKSHVVCENKDLLFEEAPPAYKPIDRVVTDLVEAGLVRVVATLAPVLTYKTRARPE
- a CDS encoding 23S rRNA (pseudouridine(1915)-N(3))-methyltransferase RlmH yields the protein MKVRLLSIGKDRSGLYEPAVQEYARRLGHYTRFELVELAEASGKRLKPGDAKAAEAEAILSKRKPQDWLVALDERGSLLDSVELSRYVGKAQTGAKDLLFVIGGDEGLDTRVRDAANLTLSLSKMTLPHRLARVVLIEQLYRAFTILKGEPYHK
- the rsfS gene encoding ribosome silencing factor, with the protein product MATKKKTTAKKTTTRAPAARKKTVSGKTPAKKKAPAAKKSAAKAPAKAPAKKKKAKLPVALTQKVGPAENPAAKALAHRIGNLLVDKKAQDVVILDVRGMTSYADYFVIASAETDRQVSAMAENVQVQLKTGEGNLRPIGTEGFETGQWVLLDYGEVVAHLFLTDLRAHYDLEGLWADASREKLA
- a CDS encoding tetratricopeptide repeat protein, with amino-acid sequence MCGAPYRTLGNTEAVLYLLVSMSDARLEQFKKMVADFPDSPMSHFSLGKLYLERRQYPEAAQALESAVRLDPTYAAAMVALGDAWAGAGESDKAREVLGRAREHALAQGHPGLAEEIDERIADLS
- a CDS encoding TetR family transcriptional regulator, which gives rise to MNLRPLALLLSLLLAMPGQAASGLEAVRGRAQSARAETRSLRGQQQALRDELNGLAARIETLKAQRQGRLMAGTELEDALRRSQELSGQLTGLAQAVVAAEGEAERAHLALHTALSDELTRLLAAWEGTADRGQREKLLEAVRSVRAEREAIRAALPASQVPSLNKATAGGDDPEDLLAQADTLRDTRDKVRERLKALRGRITEVREERDLDRRMNDFLGEESMFDDQDRRLRLRMGSDRTLQVERSVPGPSAPTFQGDSPDDSPPNVGGRPDEGVDPGRPPYPTQLSARATDRRPQVETQRAQDLASGGPVDLAAMEAEAARLETLAGELEGRATKLERRAQEMGVP